The Impatiens glandulifera unplaced genomic scaffold, dImpGla2.1, whole genome shotgun sequence genomic interval ATTaactgatatatatatttttctttgcaTTATAGGGACTTCGTGTTTTTAGTATATGTTTTTCTTCTTGACATTATATTTTCCTATCTTATTGACTTTGTATTTCAAACTTCATAGTTTAGTTAgggatttgaattttgaaagagaaaaatatcaaGTAATTGTAAACTAAtgtcaaattaaattttgtttcaagATATTATCTCATCTAGATCTATATTCTGGCAAAATAAAGtgttccaaaaaaaattataatgatttttcaGTGCCATATCTAGACCTAAGAAGTTTTTCTAAATAGGATATATACCTAAATTTTCTTGAACATCTCTGTTTGATGCAAAATATTGTTTCCAGCcttatacaataaaatttataaacttaggATCAACAATTGCAAGCAATCCAGTTTGTAATGTTTTACGCAAAGGTGGAGAATGTTCTCCCCACTTTTTGTCACCTCCAAAGCTACACTTTTTGTCACCTCCAAAGCAGTTCGGCCAACCCTTTCCTCCAACCCTTGATGGCTGCAAGGTGAAGGGGATTGTTCCCATCCCTATCCTTCACCCACACTGCCACACATATTGGGTCCTATTGATAGTAGAGCCCTGACAATATCAATGTGTGTCCTCGCAACACAACTAAGTGGAGCAGGGACCATTTACGATGGTCAAGGACTAGAGCCAAGCCTGCGCATTGTTGAAGGATCAGGTTTACAAAAGGACTGCGGCCTCGAAAATCAGCCATGTGGAGGGGGTATGGACTAAGCCGCCTAGGTCGATTCGCTCGAGTGCCCATCGATCCAGCGTTAGTATGTGGTGCAATTGCGCGACAGTCTTCTCTTATGGCCGACTCTTCTATTGCTTCCATTCCATTCCCTCTATTTCTCTCATAGTTGATGTCTCATAGTCATAGTTGATGTGCCATgacaatgaaaatatatatattaaggagaAGCTAGAAGATGACTTTGATTATTTCAATCCTCTTGATGTATATACATAGTATTTTTGTACACATAAAATACATACTCATTGAAagaaatattcaattttaaatgcaCATgctaaacaaaacaatcaaacaaaattaacttCTAAGTTGTATCTCACAAAAGAACATGTAagaattctaaataattattgttatataatTACTCTAACctatatatttttctcattctactcatgtattttaaatttgatactgcttttttttggaaaaaaatgtttttttaattaaaatcagtttgatgtgatttgaaaaaaaagaacgGTTTTTGAGTATGAATTATAGAAATATCCTTATATTTGgtaaatattttcattcatgtcttttttttttaaattataaaagataatttaacattttgttgactgaaattattagattaataaaaaaatattaaatgtaataaattaatttttggaataaaattctcaaataacaCTATCTCACAAAAgaacatttcaaattatttctaaataatcattgtcataataataattcagacatattttattaaaataatcatattatttattataaactttagtacatatttatatttaagttttggtttatttttattctattttgttcgctatatcttaaatgtttattaatttcatattatcGTTATATTTTgcaaatctaaaaaatatattataagtttaacATAACTAtgataaaataatcattttttgtGAAGGTGTTGTAAGGTGGAGCATCAAATGTTTTTTGGTATGTGTTTCTCCTTCGCTGAATGCTCTTCGAGGATAGGGCCTCACCTGTTCCATACATACCATTAGTCCCTATATCACCAATTGACCTTTTCTTTCGAAGAGAAATTGTAGTTTTAGCAATTCAAATAACATGTCCAAAACCCAATTCATAGTTCTTATTAGGCTATAAACacgataaataaaataaagaacaaagagaaaaataaatatatgcatGCATCGCTAGGCTTTCAACATCTATAATGTTTTTGGTAATACAATAGGAATAGGATAGAAAGCCTATCAATCATCTTTACATTGAAATCACAATTGGAAAAAAGAACTAAATGGAGGGTGAATCACATGCACCCTAGGGAAGGGAAACTATTGAAAATTATGAGAAAGTGATCAACCAACAagagaaaattatatatgatattgtTGAAGAGCGCGGAAAAAAAGGAATGGAAAAAAACTAAATCAAAGTTAATTAGTGTGAATGTTGTTAACCATTTTCACAACAATATAACTGCAAGGTAAAAGATGTAACGAACCTCTGCCTGAATTAAAGCCCTTTAGTTGAAGAATATAATTAGTTAGATATTGTTAGCTTACTTAGTATAATAAATAGAGGAAGTAGCTAGGGTATTTCAATATCAGATTATATATTGTTAGCTTAATATTATTCTTGGGGTTCATCTCCTTTCTTGTATAAACCCTAGAGGTTTGTTAACTTGTGTAtgacaaacaaatattatgtaTTTCTTGATTTTACCCAAGATACCATTTCTAACTTTTTGTGTTTGCtctattatataaatatgcatTTATATTACTCAATATACTAGTATGGAACTAAACCCACCAATTAACAAAACATCATTGCACAGATATCAGATCACATGTGGTGCTTGTTTCAGGTAGggtttaacatttttatttttgtgaagaaAGGGGACTAGAAGGTGAATGATAGTGAAATACCAGTCTATATGAGCCAGGCTTGACAACTCTCCCAACATCAATGAAGTCAAAAAGGGACTGCAAAATAAACCAATGAAGTTTACTAGTTAGAATGCactgcaaaataaataaatagcaaCATGATAGAATATGATGCTATTGTTATTCCATTAACATAAATGACTAATTAATTACCTGTAGTTTATCTGATTTAACAAATCTGCGACCACGACGGCTTCCATCTGGCATCCTTACAAGAAGTGTTACAGCATTTTCATCATCTGCCATTGGTTCCTTAGGAAGAGAAGCTTCTTTTGCAGCAAGGTTTCTCTCAATTTCCTAGCATTACAATCACATTTTTAGCATTATGGTGGAAACTGAAAATAACATAACATACCTGCAAACTTCATCACAAGGACAAAGTTGTAAGGTGTACAACAAATGGAAAAATAAACTTCAGTGTCCATTTTGGCATGAAGACAAGTTAATTATGGGTCTTGTCATGATGGAAAGTGATTATCAGGATAACAGTCTCTTTGAAGGAGGAAAGCAAGACTGAAAATGCCATTTTGGTATTAAATCTTGTATGTAAAGTTGTATTGAGGTCTCGGGTTCAATTCCCAATAAGAGTCTGAATGGCAGTGAGAGGTCATGGTTGTGGGAGGTCAAGCTAGTTCCTCCAAGGAATAAACCATGGTTTACAAAGAAGAAGTAAGACTGTATTTGCATTGCCAAAAGGTCATATCAACTATGCTTTCACATAACGGTCTGTGGTATAAGGTTTTGTTCACTtactaaaaatacaaaaaaatctacatttggcATAAGCACTTGATCAAGAAAATCTTTTGGAACACAGTCCAAAATTTTAACCCAATTTTTGGCCTAGTGTTCCAAATGTTcctaattaaaaacaaaatagttgATATGGTGAAATGTAATCAAGACTTGTGTCTTTACTCTTTATCCTCCGACccaataatcaatatatatatatatatatatatatattcagtaAGCGTACAatggtaaaaaaacaaaacattaagtGTGGATACAAAAGTAGCcaaaaagttttatataaatgagGTTTCATTTCATCTAATTCAATTACAATTTTCATgccaagaaaagaaaaaacaccAGCAATTTTCCAATGTGAGTGTGAGGAGATGATGACAAAATAACAGTTTTCAAATAAGCTCAACATTACAAGCCAAGTGGCAGATGTTGTGTCCCTCACACCCCAAGATATTTTATGCATGACAAGGACATTAGCAGACATGCAAAATACAAAcaagagttaaaaaaaaatatatatatatatatatatatatatatatatatatatatatatatatttgatatggccaatagaaaatataattgcTACAGTGATTTGTTCTGGAAAACTCATCTTCCTAGCAAACATCAAACTATAATGTTAAGGTTATGCAACATGGTTTGGTAGTACCTGTTCTTCCTCGAATTTTTTACGCAGTTCTTCCTCCTTACGCCTTTCTGCTTCTGCGGCAGCTTCTTTAACTGCTTGCTCCTCCAAACGCATTACTTCAGCCTCTTCTACAGCTTTAAGTTCTTTCTCTCTGTCAGCTTGCAATGATGCAAGATATTCATCATCCTACATAATATACATGAAAACTTTAACACAGTTGGAACGCAATGTTTTTACCACTAGAGACTTGAGATTTACATTTAATAGGAATCTAATCAATAAATGGGGGATTTGCACTGGATGGGATTATTTCGATTGATATGAATCTAATCTAATCTATTGTTTCTTCTTTATGTTTCTGCTTTCTTGTTTGTGTAACCCATGAATGCATCTTGCGATTTTCTTCTTTAATATGAAAGTTGacctttataaaaaataaaataaaagatatatagaCCTGTTGCTCTCGTATCATGCGCTGAGCAGCAAGCCCTGGTGATGGTGAGCGAGGTATCCTTTGAGGATAAAGGCCTTGATTTGTCCCCAAACTATTCTGCACAAACTGCTGACGTGGATATGGAAAATTGTAATTGCTTTCTTGGATTCCTCCAAAAAGAGCAGCTTCAAGCATCACAGCTTCATCATGTTCCTCAGACGAGATTCCTCCCCACTTCAAAAGCAAATGAAGATCTTATACAACTTTTCATTACAATAACTAATTAGACAATATAGAATGAATTCAATGTATTACCTCATCAAAATTGAAGCCGTTCCTGTTTTGTGCGGTATCAGGACCAGTATGTTGTTCAGCACTTGATGACGCACTAACTTCAGCTCCCCCAGAATTGCGTGTAAGTCTGTGCCTAACCAGTGGATGCTCTTCTGCATCTTCCGCTTCATCTTGGAAAGACGAGCTTCCAACAGCCAACCCACTTTTCCAGGTAATGTAAAAATCAACTCCCTCCTTGAGGAATGAGCATAAGGACAATAgaaagaatttaatttttttgagacCAAGGTCTTCCTTGGAAGAGGGTAGCACAACATTCCACCGTCTAGGTGCTTTTAGTGAAAATTGAACTTGAGACTTCAAcctaaaattttgtttgatgaaacagtgtgtggggggggggggggtggGGTTATTATTTGGGCCAGTAATTATGATATTTGATGGTTGAAATGATAGGTAATATGGTAAGAGATTTGTATCAACCATCAAATAGAAACTTGTTAAGTCATATTCCAAATAAACGCTACACATTGAAAAAGATAACATCTTGAGATGATTACACAAActcaatcattaaaataaagGAAGGGTATTGACGAACAATCGGATTATAAACGTTGATTCAAATCTCTAAAAAGCCCTAATGTTAACTAAACAGTAGTGTTGAACAAAACCCACCGATAACGAATAAGCAGATAAACTCCGGAACAGAAGAATTGAATCATAGAACCCCAAGCATATGTACTAACAATCACATATAGGAACTCCAATCGGCAGAGGAATGAAGCTAGAAGAATTGACCTCGAGTTTTCGGATGGCAACCTCTTCAGAGGCTCCGGTGATGCTGATGAATGTCTCGACTGCTTCACGATCAGCCCCCGCCATATCTAGCAACTACAGAAATCAGCTGGCCGGAGATGGAGTCAGATTGGTTCGGTTGTGTtcacaaaagaaagaaagaaagaaagaaagaaagagagagaagagagattgCGTGTAAGTGAATTGAGTATATAGGGATTGGTACGGTGGTCAAGGGTATTTTTGGTAATTACTAcgtttttaagaaaaatgttcTTCTTTTTAACTTACAActtatattactaattttgaGATAtactttaattcaattttagtatgaacttgaaaatattaataaatatatcatgtataagtatatatatatattttttttttatattttaatcaaccaataaaatttattatctaagttaaataaattgttactTACAATTGTGTACGGATTAGGGTTTTTAgataacctattttttttttattttttttttaatatttaaaagatattaatatataatgataaaattaaattaataatttaaaatatataatattttaatattttggttaataaattaaataatataattagaaaGGGAGTGAGATAATGTTTTcgaattgaattatttaaataacacaaacCCGAACCAGCTATAACGATGAATTATGTTCTTTTCTCAATTTAGAAAAGACACGTAGTTAAAAGCTTATTAAgagatatttatcaaaattgaCAACTATGGAGGAATTTGTTCAAGGTTTTCTCTAGAAAAAAATGATTCATCACATTCgtcctaaaaaaacaaatatctcTATAAACAACTACCCAAAGGTGATGCCTCTCCATGGGCTCTTAAACTAttgtctttcaatttttatatacggtcttttaaaattgtaaaatatttcatattgaATAAATCAATAGTTGAATTAGTTGTCTTTcctatatttcataattaattttatataaatatattttttctcacacAAATTTTCTacactatttatattatatatatatgaatatataatttatatgactattaattcaaaaaaaacacaactaaatttacattaaaaaaatcattatctaatattaaaaaaaaattataaaaataaataaaaaaatattacaaattcatgtttatatgtatataaaaatatttgattcatacaaaatatatatatatatatataaaaaaaaatttccatatatatatttataaatattttatacaatttaccTATAAGAAGAAACAATTactaataactaatattttttttatgttttcctctaattatatatatatatatgaattatattttctcttcatataaaaatattctctttttactaaattaaaatactttataaaaaACTTTGAGGATATAAACAGTAAACGATCCATAGAAGATTATGAGAATTATtcggataaaaaaaattttaaataaaaacttgatCATgtcatatcaaataaaatataacatcaacttaaatctaactaatttaaaaaatatatgacacTCAAGTGCTAAAAAAATCATCGAAGGgccaagaaaaaatattttaaaaatattttttcaacctCTCTGcaactttattttaaagaaaaaaaaaagaaataacttgaatgaattattttataattagtaattataattagtaattatgtaagaatattttaatttctcgtACAACGTAGGGTATCCTACTAGTTCATATAGTTATGTTATTTTGCATTActcatcaaataattaatctacaaatatgataaatttgtCACACGCCTTTctatgttaatttataattacttctcgttttatgtttttatatttttagtttattaatttgattttttttttatagattagAAAGAAGTGACATCTCAAAACTGACTTAAGTCGATGATCATTTAACGCCTATtcttaatattcatttttaacaGGATTCGATAAGTATAGACAATCCGTTAAAAAAAggtttaaattgaaaattatttttactatagATAGTTGGAATTTTAGTAAACAAATGCTTTCCAATGAATTGGATGTAGATAATATAGACACAAATAGTATTGGCTATATCGAATAAtctaaaattaagaaattaatattatttatgttcaattatctcaaaataaattaatcagtaaaaaaaaattaaaataaataaaacaaaacaagaaTGAAGCAGCTTcaaaaatacaacaaaatgataattaaatcttTTGGCTTGTTTCCGTCGTCTTTTCCTATCAAATAAATGactaagattaaaataatttaatcttattttaatttatttagtttactTAAATTAGTCtaagttaatattataatattgtgggtatctatattcataaaaaaaatttcttatttttctcaaaaattaaaaccagttatatattttagttagaaaaaaatggtaaatataaattgatgttttgatttaaaaattttcataaaaaaatgttttttttatttatttgaaatgataataaaaaaattagatgatattttataaatatttgatgaaCAGTCTAAGAAATAATGTTTGTAATAATTCAGAATTTAAAAAGTTGCCAAtttcattttgatattttataaatatttgatgaaTAGTCtaagaaataatgtttttaataatatatatttcgattgacaataaaataaaaatgaaataaaaaattatataaagagCTTATTTGAGAACCCTAACCGACCGCCCATCCATTTTCTCTCCTTTGATAGAACCCTAACGGAGAAAGTAATGAACCGCCGCCCTCCACCAAAGCGACAAGTAACATTTCTTCTTCCCAACCATTCGTCTCCTAACGATGACGATTTACAATCTAACACGatttctcccaagtcagttccTGAAGTAAAGTTGTTTCATCCAAAAAGTCGAACGGAGAATCGTCGCAAGCTGGGAAGAAATCCAGATCTTCTAAGAGGACTGCAGAGTCCTCCGCTCTAACCAAGGGAAATGTATCAAAGAAGgctaaaaagaagaagaagcaggTGCAGGAGCATGAGTCCGCTGATGAGAATGTTGATCATGCTGCGATCTTGGAAGAGAAGGGCGCTAAAAAACAGTTGTTTCAACGTATATGGAATGAGGACGATGAAGTTTCTATTTTGAAAGGAATGATCAAGCAGGGTGAAAATGAAGGGATTCATCCAGCTTTACTGGATATGTTTTCTTTCTACGACTCCATTAGAGATTCAATTCAGTTAGAAGCCAGTAGAAGCCAATTAACTTACAAAGTAAAGAAGctgaagaagaagtttttgaaaaatctggAGAAAAGCTACGACGGTATAAATAGAACTTTCGCAAACGATCATGACCAGAAGTGTTATGATTTATCCAAGAGGATATGGGGAACTACTGCATGTAAAGGAAGTCTTAACGCCAAGGTGTCTAGGAATAGGAAAGGGAACAATGATGTTGAAGCCAAAGCCAAAAAATCTAACTTGGGTTCATTTAACTCGGAGAAGAAGAATGTACTCACTGATACGGAGGTTGATCGTGCTGTTGCTGCTCCATCCAATGTCGTATCTTTCTGTATGGACTTGAGCttggaaaagaaaattgagGAATACGCGTCTCAGCTGATTACAGGTGCGAAGAAGTCAGAATTGGACAGTGTGTTCAGGGAATTACAAGTGAAGGAGACAGAGACTTACTTTCATCGCCTTGTCCACTTGCGTGAGAAGGTAATTCTGGTGTTGGAAGCATTACGTTCCAACACAAATTAAGTAATaggtaaatattttaaagacataTTGATGATGGTTTCTTTTTGGTTATGAATATCTTGCAGAATTTGGAAGTGTAGGTTATTTTTGGAACTCTATCATTCATGTTTATTATCCTTCAAGAATTGGTATGTTATCTTGAAGGGATTAAGTGTAGGTTGTTTTTGGAACTCTTATCATTCTTATGTTAAGTGTAGGTTGTTTTCAAGAATTGGTATGTTATCTTGAAGGGATTAAGTGTAGGTTGTTTTTAGAACTCTTATCATtcttataattaagtttattatcTCTCAGAATtggaatgtttttttatatcaaacaagTTAGAAGTATATAACTAGTTGATCATTTTTATAGCCATTGAAAAATGgatgtttcattttgttttgttgaTGACATTTGTGTTAGGTTAGATTTAGTTACAATGTGTTAGATTAGACTGAACTATGCTATTTAGTTACAATGTGTTAGATTTAGTTACAATGTGTCAGAATTATGAATTGATTAGTAATTGTCTGTTTCTGTTTAGGACTTTCATGGAGATCTGAACCAAGCTGTTAATGCGTATTTTACTGAAGGCGATAGAAACAAGTGAgtgtgttttttctttttcatttttcgtTATTTAAGTTCTATTACTAAACTGATATTGAATAGATGTTTTTTTCGTTGtttcgttattttttttttcattgtcCTAAATAGAATAGTTCAGTCTAATCTAACACATTGTAACTAAATCTAACCTAAcacaacatgtcatcaacaaaacaaaatgaaacatcCATTTTTCAATGGCTATAAAAATGATCAACTAGTTCTATACTTCTAActtgtttgatataaaaaaacattccaATTCTGAGAGATAATAAACTTAAACATAAGAATGATAAGAGTTCTAAACACAACCTACACTTAATCCCTTCAAGATAACATACCAATTCTTGAAAACAACCTACACTTAACATAA includes:
- the LOC124917620 gene encoding plant UBX domain-containing protein 8-like encodes the protein MLCYPLPRKTLEGVDFYITWKSGLAVGSSSFQDEAEDAEEHPLVRHRLTRNSGGAEVSASSSAEQHTGPDTAQNRNGFNFDEWGGISSEEHDEAVMLEAALFGGIQESNYNFPYPRQQFVQNSLGTNQGLYPQRIPRSPSPGLAAQRMIREQQDDEYLASLQADREKELKAVEEAEVMRLEEQAVKEAAAEAERRKEEELRKKFEEEQEIERNLAAKEASLPKEPMADDENAVTLLVRMPDGSRRGRRFVKSDKLQSLFDFIDVGRVVKPGSYRL